CCCGGTCGGTGATGATCACCGGGCCATGATCGGCCGCCCGCTTGGCGGCACTGACGTCGCGATTGAAGTCACGTGCGCTCATAGTCGTCACAGCCACACCTCCGTCAATGTAGGTACCTACCTACTCTAAATGGCGGGTCGACCGCAGACAAGCCCGGCAAGCGCTGACGCGCGCCGCCAACGCGTCGAGCGCGTCGAGCGCGTCGAGCAGTCCGGTGCGGGCCCTCACCACCGGGTCCCTCCGCAAGGCGGGCTACGTCACCTCCGTTCGGGTATGTGCCCCATTCCGCTGCCACCGGAATCAGTCAGCTACCCGAACACTCCACATGCGGGCGCGATCGGGCGCCGCGTCCAGCTCCTCACGGCTGATCTCCATCGCGGACATCAGCTCATCGAGCGGGCGGGTCTCGCGCTCTCCGGCCCGAATGGCCTCGGCGCGGGTGACCAGCCTGTGGGCATGCTCCATGTCGTTGATCCCGTTGGCAACCAAGTCAGAATCGTACACACCCATCGCGCCAACCGGGGGCCATCTGGGCCGGCTACGGCCGAGTCCCGCCAACTCGCGCATGCGGAGCCGATCGCCGAAGACCGCCGGCACCACGACGAGAAGCGCCGCGCACCCTGGGGCACGCGGCGCTTCGTCAGTGGAGGTGGCGGGAATCGAACCCGCGTCCGACAGTGAAAATCCAGGGCTTCTCCGGGCGCAGACTGCTCTGCTTTTCTCGGCCCCAGCACTCACGCAGACAAGGTGCTGACGGGCTCAGTTACCTAGAAGTCCCCACCGTCCCGGTAACGAGGACGATGAGCAGTGGCTCTCTAGCTGACGCCAGGAACCGGGTCGAGAGCTAGCCCGGGCTGACGGACTTCAGGACTCGCTCAGGCGGCGAGTGCGAAGTCGGTGCGGTTGTTATCGGCACCTATTGGTTTGCAAAGAGCGTTAACGAGATGACTCTGCATCCTCGGCCCGCTTCTCCTGGATCGACGACTGCCGTCGAAACCGATCACCCCCTATTGAGTTGTACCGCCGCGGCGAACCGCGACATCCCCATGATACGGGGCCGATCGAGCCGCTGTCGAACCATTACTCCCAGGGGTGAACCGCCTCGTCCGGGCGCCGACCGGAAGCGGCCTACGGACGGCGAGCTGCGCCGTCCGTAGGCGGGTGGACCCGGCCGCGGCGATCGCATGCGCGGCCGGTAGGCTGGCCGCGTGAAGCGGGCGGAGAAGGCGGAGCGGATCGGGCGGATCCTCGACGACCTGTACCCGGACCCGCCGATCGCCCTCGACCACACCGACGCCTATACGCTGCTCGTGGCCGTGGCGCTGTCCGCACAGACCACCGACAAGAAGGTCAACGAGGTCACCCCGGCGCTGTTCGCCGAGGCGAGCACGCCCGAGGAGATGTACGCGCTCGGCGCGGATCGGATCCTCGAGCTGATCCGCCAGATCGGTCTCGCACCGACGAAGGCGCGGAACGTGTGGACCGCCGCCGGGCAGATCCTCGACGCCGGCGGTCGGGTGCTCCCGGACTGGGACTTCCTCGAACACCTGGCGGGCGTGGGGCACAAGACGGCCAGCGTGGTCATGGCTCAAGCCTTCGACATCCCGGCGTTCCCCGTCGACACGCACATCTTCCGGCTGGCGCGGCGGTGGGGCCTGTCGACCGGCACGACCGTGGAGAAGGTGGAGACGGATCTCAAGCGGGTCTTCCCCCGGGACACCTGGAATCGGCGCCACCTGCAGATCATCTACTTCGGCCGGGAGTTCTGCCCGGCGCAGCGCCACGACCTCGCCGGCTGCCCCATCTGCTCCTTCGCGGCCACGAAGAAGCAGACCGAGGCCGAGGCCCGGGCACAGCGGGGCAGGCCGCGCACCACACCGGGGCCCACGGACGTCGTCCCCGCCGAGGCCCACCGAACGTAGGCGACGGCGACGTCAGTGCCGGCCAGCAGTGACCTTGTCATGTATCGACCTGGAAGATACATTACAAGCATGAATGCTGTGGAGGCGCTCCGTACGCTTGCCGGCATCACGGCCTACCAGTGGGGCATGGTGACGGCAGCGCAAGCCGGTCTGCATGGAGTCTCTCGTCTCGACCTGTCTCGCCTGGCCCAGTCCGGACACCTGAAGCGCCTCGCGCACGGCGTATACATGGACGGCGGCGCACCCAGCGGCCGGCTCGACGACCTACGCGCGGCCTGGCTGAGCACCAATCCCAGGCTCATCGGCGAAGCGCGGCTCAGCGAACGCTCCAAGGGTGTGGTGATCGCCGCATCCTCGGCCGCCCGGCTCCACGGCATCGGCGACCTCTGGACAGACCGGCACGAGTTCGTCTCCCCCGCCCGACGGCAGAGCCAGCGCTCCCAGATCCGTTACCGCCTGCGCGCCCTAGATGCGCAAGACGTCACCCTGGTCGAGGGCCTACCAGTGATGACGCTCGAACGCACCATCGCTGACCTTGTCGAGGACGTCGGCGACCTCAGCCTGGTCAGCGACGCCCTGCGCGACGCGTCGAAGCAACGCGATCTCGACCTCGGCCGTCTCACAGTGCTGCTGGGGCCACTCGCCCACCGCCACGGGTTCGCCAAGGGCGACGGTGCCGCTCTGCTGGAACGACTCCAACAGGCCGCAGGCATCGACCCAGACGCACTCGCCGACCAGATCGCACGCGACCCGTCGCTCGGACCACGGACCGCTGCACGCTACCTCAGCAGCCTCAACGTCGCAGAGGCCGATCTGCTGATCAACACCGCGCGGACCAGGCGGCCCGAAATCCTGAAATCCGATGGCTGACACGGCCGCATATTCGACTGCTGCTGGTGTCGAAAGCGCTATCAAGAACGCGGCGAAGACGGCGGCCGCCGCAGACCCCTCACTCGATGTCGGCAAGCGGATCCAGCTGGAGTACTTCAACCGTTTCCTCAGCCGAGTGTTCTCAGAAGGGGAAGGGTCCGACTGGGTACTCAAGGGCGGCACCGGCATCCTCGCGCGGATCCCGTCCACCCGTTCCACCCGTGACATCGACCTGTATCGCCGCGGCTACAGCCTCGACCGAGCGCTCGAGGACCTCAGACGCCTGTCGCGGATCGATCTGCACGATCACTTCACCTTCGAGTACGCCGGGCACAGCGACTCGATCGGCACCGACACCCAGCCTTACACCGACGGATATCGCGTGAAGTTCAACGTGTTCATCGGCATCAGCAACAGGGGCACCGTCCACGTCGACCTCGCGGTCGGCGCCGGAATCACTGACCAGATCACGGCCAGTCGCCCTGTCAGCGCACTACCACTGCCGCGGCTGACCAGTCACGCCTACCGCCTCTACCCGGTCGTGGACCAGATCGCCGACAAGGTCTGCGCCACGATGACCAGGTACGGCGAACGCGACTCGACCCGCGAGAAGGATCTCGTCGACCTCGTCGCCTTCGCCACCACCCACGACATCGACGGCGGCGCCCTGAGAACCGCCATCCTCACGGAAGCCCAACGCCGCCGCATGATGCCGTTCGACCACTTCACCATCCCTGCCGGCTGGGGACCCGGCTACGCCAGACTCAGCCGCCCAGTCCCCCACTGCGCCGCCTACAGCACAGCAGCGCTGGCCGCCGCGCTGATCGTCACCTTGATCGACCCCGCCCTATCGGGCACCGCGATCGGCAGGACCTGGATGCACCACGTCCTCGACTGGACACGATCGGCACCGGCGCCGTCCGGGAGCATGGAGTGCGCCGGTTCGGCATGAGAGCCGCGAGCCGAACGTCCTCACCGCAGCGCGTGCGGAGCGTGCACACCGGGGTGGGATGGCCTAGACGACGACATGTCGCTGGTGGAGGTGGCGGGAATCGCACCCGCGTCCGACAGTGAACATCCGGGGCTTCTCCGGGCGCAGACTACTCTGCCCTCCCCGGCCTCGGCGCTCACGCAGACGAGGCGCTGACAGGCTCAGCCGCGGCGACGGCGCACGCTCATCGCCCGGGCGGCCTCACGCTCGTCCTGCTTCTGACGCAGCGTCTCGCGCTTGTCCCACTCCTGCTTGCCGCGGGCGATCGCGATCTCGACCTTCGCCCGGCCGCCGATGAAGTAGAGCTCGAGCGGCACGATCGTGTGCCCCTTCTCGCGGGTCTTCTGGTCGAGCTTGGCGATCTCCTCGCGGTGGAGCAGGAGCTTGCGCTTGCGGCGCGGGGCGTGGTTGGTCCACGTGCCCTCGGTGTACTCCGGGATGTGCACGCTCTCGAGCCAGGCCTCGCCGTAGTCGATGTGCACCCAGCCGTCGATCAGGCTCGCGCGCCCGGCCCGCAGGCTCTTCACCTCGGTGCCGGTCAGGGCGATCCCGGCCTCGAACGTGCGGTCGATGTGGAAGTCGTGATAGGCGCGGCGGTTGCGCGCGACCACGGTCTTGACCGTCTTCGGGTCGACCTTGGCACTCGCCTGCTTCTTGCCCGCCTTGCTCATCCTGCTCCTTCTCGCCGCGACCACACGCCCGCCTGCACCCGACGGGGCCGCCGGCCGTCGCGGCCCACTGTAGAGGAGCGGCGCGCGGGCGAGCCACTCGATTTCGGCCGCTCAGAACCCGGGCAGGCCCATCGGGTCGATCGTGCTGCCGTTCTTCCACACCTCGAAGTGGACGTGGCAGCCGGTCACCTTCCCGGTCGCGCCGGTGTAGCCGATCGTCTCGCCCTGGGAGACCCGCTCGCCCGTGGAGACGGCGAATCGCGACAGGTGGTTGTAGACCGTGACGTAGATGCTGCCGCCGATCCGGCCGTGGTTGATCATCACCTGGTTGCCGTGGGTGCCGTTGCCGGCCGCGGGCCGCACGGCCGAGACCGTGCCCGCGGCCGAGGCGATCTGGTTCTCCCCGCAGCTCGAGCGCAGGTCGACGCCGTTATGCATCCACCGCCCGCCGAACGGATACCAGCGCATGCCCCACGGGGAGGTCACGTGCAGGTTCGACCGGCCGACCGGGGGGATGAGCGTGCCGCTGCCACCGGAGCCGCCCGACCCGCCGGAGCCGCCCGAGCCCCCGCCGGAGGAGGAGCCCCCGCCCGAGCCCGGCTTCGAGGAGTTCTGGTTCTTGGCCGCCTCCTCGCGGCGGCGGGCCTCCGCGGCCTCCTCCTTCGCCACGATGTCGGCGATCTGGGAGGCGAGCTCGGCGTCGGCGGCCTTGAGGTCGGCGAGCTCCTGCTCGCTCGCCGCCTTGGCGTCCTCGAGGTCGGCGGCCTGATGTTCCTGGTCGATCTTGAGCTGGGAGATCTCGGCCACGAGATCCGCGGCGGCCGCGCGCGCGTCGTCGGCGGCGGCGACCGCGGCGGCGGCCTCGTCCTCCAGATCGCCGATGCGATCCTCGACGGCGCCCAGGCGTGCCTCGCGATTGCGGTTGACGGCCTGGATGTCCCGCAGCTCGGCGAGGGTCTCGTTCTGGGTGCGCATGGCCGAGCTCATGACCGAGTAGGAGCTCGCGAACTCCTGCGGGGAGGTGGCCTCGAACACGACCGCCAGGGTCGAGATGCCGTCGCCGCCGCGGTAGGCGGAACGGGCCACCTCACCGAGGGCGGCGTGGGCGGTGTCCATCTCGGTGTCGCTCGCCGCGATCTCGGATTCGAGCGAGTCCCGCTGGGAGCGGGCCGCCGCGAGCCGATCCTGCACGGCGTCGAGCTCGCGTTCGGCGGCGTCGAGCTCCTGGTTCTTCACCTCGAGCTCGGCCTCGGCCTCGGGCAGGCGGCGCTTGGTCTCGTCGAGCGCGAGGTACAGCTCCGCCAGGTCCTGGTCGGTGCCCTCGAGCGAGGCCTCGAGCTCCTCCCGCTCCTGGGCGTTGCGCGCGCGCTGATCCTCCAGATCGTCCTTCGGGCCGGCGGCGGCGGGCAGCGTCAGCCCGCCCAGGAGCAGGGCCGCGGTGGCCGCGAAGGCGGTGAGCGCGGCGAGCATCCGCGGGAGGGGGCGTGTGCGGCGTGCCATGGTCATACCTTCGTGTATCGGCTCAGGCTCACAGCTGAGGAGACCCCGGCGAGCAGGATTCCGACGAGCACCAGGATGGGTGCGATCGTCCAGACGTCGGCGGTGTTGACGAGGTTGACCCAGGTGATCTGGTCCGCCAACCAGCCCTGCAGGTAGTCCACCGCGCCCCAGAGCCCGCCCACCGCGAGGGCCGCGCCGACGAGGGCCGCGATCGCGCCCTCGAGCATGAATGGCAATTGGATGAACAGGTTCGAGGCCCCGACCAGGCGCATGATCGAGGTCTCGCGGGAGCGGCTCATCGCGGAGAGCCGGATCGTCGTCGTGATGAGCAGCACGGCCGCGACGATCATGACCACGGCGAGCCCGACCGAGAGCACCGTGGCGCGGTTGAGCACGAGGAAGAGCGGTTCGAAGATCTTGCGCTGATCCTGCACCTGCTGCACGCCGGTGCGGCCCGTGAGCTCGTCGGCGATGACCTCGTACTGCTCGGGATCGACGAGCTTGATCCGGAACGAGACCTGCATCTGGTCGGCGGTGATCGCCTGGGCCCAGTCCTCGTCGCCGAACTGCTCGACGAAGTTGTCGTAGGCCTCCTCCTTGGTCTCGAGGTAGACCTTGGAGACGTACGGCGCCAGCGCCTCCGACTCGAGGATCCCGCGCACGTCGTCGAGCTGGTCGTCGGTGGCCTCCCCGCCCGCGCAGCTGGGCTGCAGCGAGTCCGCCGGGCACATGAACACGCTCACCTCGACCTTGTCGTACCAGTCGTCCTTGAGCTTGCCGATCTGGGTCTGCATAAGCGCCGCCGACCCCACGAACGCGAGCGACACGAACGTCACGAGCACCACCGAGATCGCCATGGCGATATTCGACTTCAGCCCCGAGCCGATCTGGGAAAGAATGAACCGGACTCTCATCGCTGCGCTCCGTACACTCCGCGGGCCTGGTCACGGACCATCTGCCCGTCCACGAGTTCCACCACGCGCTTGCGCATCTGGTCCACGATGTCGTCGTCGTGGGTGGCCATGACGATCGTGGTTCCCCGGCGGTTGATCCGGTCGAGCAGGCGCATGATCCCCACGGACGTCGCCGGGTCGAGGTTGCCGGTGGGCTCGTCGGCGAGCAGGATCGCGGGACGGCCCGCCATCGCCCGGGCGATCGCGACCCGCTGCTGTTCCCCGCCCGAGAGCTCGTGCGGCAGCCGCTTCTCCTTGCCCGCGAGGCCCACGAGCTCGAGGGTCTCGGGCACGACCTGGAGCACGTGGTGGCGCGGCTTGCCGATGACCTGCAGCGCGATGGCCACGTTGTCGAACACGTTCTTCTTGGGCAGCAGCCGGAAGTCCTGGAACACCGTGCCGATCTGGCGGCGCAGATACGGCACCTTCCATTGCGAGACCTTCGACAGGTCCCGCCCGGCCACGAAGATCGCCCCGGAGGTGGGCCGCTCCTCGCGCAGCACGAGCCGCAGGAATGTGGACTTCCCGGAACCGGAGGCGCCGACGAGGAACACGAATTCCCCCCGGTCCACCTCCATGTCGATCTGGTCCAGGGCTGGGCGTGCTCCACGGGCGTACACCTTGGAGACCTTGTCTAAGCGAATCACGTATCTTCAACCGGCCGGTCTCGAGAATGGGATGGCGCCATGAGGAGCTGGTCGTGCTGAACTCCGGCCATGGGCAGCGTATGGAACCAACCTGCGAAGCGTGACTGCGACACGCCGAACCGCCGCGAGCGGCCTATGGACGACGCCCGGCCGGCCCTCGTAGGCGCGCCCGGGCGTCGCCCATCGGGCGCCCGTATCGGCGCGGTCGCCCCGATGGGTGGGGTCGGGTCAGTCCTGCTGCCGCCGGCGCCAGCGGATCCCGGTCTCGATGAAGTCGTCGATCTCGCCGTCGAAGACGGCCGCGGGGTTGCCGGACTCGTGCTCGGTGCGCAGGTCCTTGACCATCTGGTAGGGCTGGAGCACGTACGAGCGCATCTGGTCGCCCCAGGAGGCCTTGACGTCGCCGGCGAGGGCCTTCTTCGTGGCGTTCTCCTCCTCCTGGCGCTGGAGCAGCAGGCGGGACTGGAGCACGCGCAGCGCGGCGGCCCGGTTCTGGATCTGGGACTTCTCGTTCTGCATCGACACGACGATGCCGGTGGGCACGTGGGTCATCCGCACGGCCGAGTCGGTCGTGTTCACGCTCTGCCCGCCCGGGCCGGAGGAGCGGAACACGTCCACCTTGATGTCGGCCTCGGGGATCTCGACGTGGTCGGTCTGCTCGATGAGCGGGATCACCTCGACGGCGGCGAAGGACGTCTGCCGGCGACCCTGGTTGTCGAACGGGGAGATGCGCACGAGCCGGTGCGTGCCGGCCTCCACCGAGAGGGTGCCGTAGGCGTAGGGCGCCTTGACCTCGAAGGTGGCGGACTTGAGCCCGGCCTCCTCGGCGTAGGAGGTGTCGAGGACCGAGGTGGGATAGCCCTGCCGCTCGGCCCAGCGCAGGTACATGCGCATGAGCATCTCGGCGAAGTCCGCGGCGTCGACGCCGCCGGCTCCGGCCCGGATGGAGACCACGGCCTCCCGCTGATCGAACTCCCCCGACAGTAGGGTGCGCACCTCGAGGTCGCTCAGGGCCTCGCGGATGGATCCCAGTTCCCCGGCGGCCTCGGCCATCACCTCGTCGTCGCCGGCCTCCTCGCCGAGTTCGACGAGGGCCTCGAGGTCGTCGATCCGCTGCGAGATCTTGGTCAGCCGCCCCAGCTCCGACTGCGTGTGCGACAGGTCGCTCGTGACCGCCTGGGCATGCTCGAGGTCGTCCCACAGGTCGGGGGCGGCGGCCTGCTGCGAGAGTTCCTCGATCCGGGCGGCGAGCTGCGCCGGGTCGGTCACCGCCGCGATGGTGTCGTAGGTGTGCCGGAGCGCTTCGATCTCATGGGGAAAGTCGGTGACCACAGTCGACCACCCTACGCCAGCTCACCGGCCCCCGGAGTCCGGCCCCGTCAGCGGCGCAGGCGCCGGTCGAGCAGGCCGGCGTAGGAGCCGAGCGCCGAACGCACCTTCTCGGTCCAGCCGTCGGGCCCGGGTGGGGCGGCCAGGTCGGTCACCGAGATCGGCAGGTCGGAGCCGGCCACCGCACGCAGGTGCGAGAACTGTTCGAAGCCGAACCTGCCGTGGTAGCGGCCCATCCCCGACTGCCCGACGCCGCCGAACGGGGCCATCGGGATCGCGTTCGTCAGGCCCCAATCGTTCCGGGCCACGCCCCCGGACCGGGTGTTCGCGACGAACGAGCGGAACGCCGCGTCGTCCTTGCCGTACCAGGTGGCCACGAGCGGGGCGGGCCGATCCGCGAGCCGGGCGACCACCTCGTCGACGTCGTCGTAGGGGTGCACGGCCAGCACGGGTCCGAAGACCTCCTCGCGGCTCAGGCGCATGCCCTCGGTCACGTCGAGCACGATCGTGGGCGGCACGATGCGCCGGCCGCGCAGCGCCGCCTCCCCCGCCTCGTCGGTGCCGAAGGCGCGCAGCACCTGGGCGCCCTGGGCGGCGGCGTCGTCGATGAGTGCAGTGACCCGGTCGTAGGCCTGGGCGTCGATCAGGCTGGTGACCTCCCCGGTCGCGAGCCGGTCGGGCACGGTCTCACTCCAGGCGTTGAAGACCTCCTGCACGAACAGTCGAAGCTGCGAGGCGGGCACGTACACGTCGTCCGGGCTCAGGCAGACCTGGCCGGCGTTGAGCAGCCGGGAGGCGGCGACCCGGGCGGCGGAGCGGCGCAGCCGGCCGCGATGGGAGGCCACCTCCGGGCTGACCACCACGGGGTTCTTGCCGCCGAGCTCGAGGGTCACGGGCGTGAGATTCGTGGCGGCGGCCGCCATGATCTTCGATCCGGTCGCGGCGGAGCCGGTGAAGAAGAGGTGATCGAGGTCGAGCGAGGCGAACTCGGCCGACACGGCCACGTCGCCGGTGACCACGGCGAGCTCCTCGACGTCGAAGACGTCGTGCCAGGCGTTCGCGAGCACCTCGGAGGTCCGCGGCAGCTTCTCGCTCATCTTGATCATGACCCGGTTGCCGGCGGCCAGGGCGGTGAGGGCCGGGACCGCGGTGAGGTTGAGCGGGAAGTTCCACATGCCCATGACGCCGACGACCCCGAGGGGGCTGGGCACGACCTGGCTCGTGAGCCCGGCCAGGCGCAGGACCCGGCCGGTCACGGCGCCGGCGGAATAGCGGGGCCGCATCCAGCGGCCGAGACCGGCGCGCAGGACCTCGGTCTCGGCGGCGAGGGTGAGCACGTCGGTCACGAGCGTGGTCACCTCGGGGCGGTGGCCGAAGTCATCCGAGATCGCCGTCACGAGCCGGTCCGTGTTCGCCACGACCGCGTGGGTGAAGCGGTCCACCCGGTCGCGCCGGAGGGCGGCATCGGGCGGGCCGTCGCGGTGGAAGGCGGCGCGCTGCAGCCGCAGCACGTCCGACATGGGGGTGGACGTCGTCGTGGCGCTCATCCGTTCACTGTGCCCCTTCGTCCGGTGGTTTCGCCAATCCCGCCCCGCGCGCCCACCCGGTCTCCCCGGCTCAGGCCCGTCGGTCCTGCAGTGTGTCCGGTTCCACGGTAGCCTCCCAGCCGCCGCGGCGATAGGCGCGCGCCCCGAAGGCGATGACCCCGAGGCTCACCGCGACGGCCGCGAGCATGACGATCGCCATGGCCGTCGCGTTCCCGCCGAGCACGCCGACGATCGGTGCGATGACGCCGGCGATCCCCGCCTGCAGCGCGCCGATGAAGGCCGCGGCCGCCCCGGCCCGCTCACCGTGGCGGCCGAGGGCGATCGCCGAGGCGTTCGGCGGGATGAACGAGCCGAAGAACAGCACGAAGAACAGCGGCAGCAGCAGCCCGAGGAGTCC
The window above is part of the Pseudactinotalea sp. HY158 genome. Proteins encoded here:
- the nth gene encoding endonuclease III; translated protein: MKRAEKAERIGRILDDLYPDPPIALDHTDAYTLLVAVALSAQTTDKKVNEVTPALFAEASTPEEMYALGADRILELIRQIGLAPTKARNVWTAAGQILDAGGRVLPDWDFLEHLAGVGHKTASVVMAQAFDIPAFPVDTHIFRLARRWGLSTGTTVEKVETDLKRVFPRDTWNRRHLQIIYFGREFCPAQRHDLAGCPICSFAATKKQTEAEARAQRGRPRTTPGPTDVVPAEAHRT
- a CDS encoding type IV toxin-antitoxin system AbiEi family antitoxin domain-containing protein, translated to MNAVEALRTLAGITAYQWGMVTAAQAGLHGVSRLDLSRLAQSGHLKRLAHGVYMDGGAPSGRLDDLRAAWLSTNPRLIGEARLSERSKGVVIAASSAARLHGIGDLWTDRHEFVSPARRQSQRSQIRYRLRALDAQDVTLVEGLPVMTLERTIADLVEDVGDLSLVSDALRDASKQRDLDLGRLTVLLGPLAHRHGFAKGDGAALLERLQQAAGIDPDALADQIARDPSLGPRTAARYLSSLNVAEADLLINTARTRRPEILKSDG
- a CDS encoding nucleotidyl transferase AbiEii/AbiGii toxin family protein gives rise to the protein MADTAAYSTAAGVESAIKNAAKTAAAADPSLDVGKRIQLEYFNRFLSRVFSEGEGSDWVLKGGTGILARIPSTRSTRDIDLYRRGYSLDRALEDLRRLSRIDLHDHFTFEYAGHSDSIGTDTQPYTDGYRVKFNVFIGISNRGTVHVDLAVGAGITDQITASRPVSALPLPRLTSHAYRLYPVVDQIADKVCATMTRYGERDSTREKDLVDLVAFATTHDIDGGALRTAILTEAQRRRMMPFDHFTIPAGWGPGYARLSRPVPHCAAYSTAALAAALIVTLIDPALSGTAIGRTWMHHVLDWTRSAPAPSGSMECAGSA
- the smpB gene encoding SsrA-binding protein SmpB is translated as MSKAGKKQASAKVDPKTVKTVVARNRRAYHDFHIDRTFEAGIALTGTEVKSLRAGRASLIDGWVHIDYGEAWLESVHIPEYTEGTWTNHAPRRKRKLLLHREEIAKLDQKTREKGHTIVPLELYFIGGRAKVEIAIARGKQEWDKRETLRQKQDEREAARAMSVRRRRG
- a CDS encoding murein hydrolase activator EnvC, with the translated sequence MARRTRPLPRMLAALTAFAATAALLLGGLTLPAAAGPKDDLEDQRARNAQEREELEASLEGTDQDLAELYLALDETKRRLPEAEAELEVKNQELDAAERELDAVQDRLAAARSQRDSLESEIAASDTEMDTAHAALGEVARSAYRGGDGISTLAVVFEATSPQEFASSYSVMSSAMRTQNETLAELRDIQAVNRNREARLGAVEDRIGDLEDEAAAAVAAADDARAAAADLVAEISQLKIDQEHQAADLEDAKAASEQELADLKAADAELASQIADIVAKEEAAEARRREEAAKNQNSSKPGSGGGSSSGGGSGGSGGSGGSGGSGTLIPPVGRSNLHVTSPWGMRWYPFGGRWMHNGVDLRSSCGENQIASAAGTVSAVRPAAGNGTHGNQVMINHGRIGGSIYVTVYNHLSRFAVSTGERVSQGETIGYTGATGKVTGCHVHFEVWKNGSTIDPMGLPGF
- the ftsX gene encoding permease-like cell division protein FtsX, whose protein sequence is MRVRFILSQIGSGLKSNIAMAISVVLVTFVSLAFVGSAALMQTQIGKLKDDWYDKVEVSVFMCPADSLQPSCAGGEATDDQLDDVRGILESEALAPYVSKVYLETKEEAYDNFVEQFGDEDWAQAITADQMQVSFRIKLVDPEQYEVIADELTGRTGVQQVQDQRKIFEPLFLVLNRATVLSVGLAVVMIVAAVLLITTTIRLSAMSRSRETSIMRLVGASNLFIQLPFMLEGAIAALVGAALAVGGLWGAVDYLQGWLADQITWVNLVNTADVWTIAPILVLVGILLAGVSSAVSLSRYTKV
- the ftsE gene encoding cell division ATP-binding protein FtsE, producing the protein MIRLDKVSKVYARGARPALDQIDMEVDRGEFVFLVGASGSGKSTFLRLVLREERPTSGAIFVAGRDLSKVSQWKVPYLRRQIGTVFQDFRLLPKKNVFDNVAIALQVIGKPRHHVLQVVPETLELVGLAGKEKRLPHELSGGEQQRVAIARAMAGRPAILLADEPTGNLDPATSVGIMRLLDRINRRGTTIVMATHDDDIVDQMRKRVVELVDGQMVRDQARGVYGAQR
- the prfB gene encoding peptide chain release factor 2 — translated: MVTDFPHEIEALRHTYDTIAAVTDPAQLAARIEELSQQAAAPDLWDDLEHAQAVTSDLSHTQSELGRLTKISQRIDDLEALVELGEEAGDDEVMAEAAGELGSIREALSDLEVRTLLSGEFDQREAVVSIRAGAGGVDAADFAEMLMRMYLRWAERQGYPTSVLDTSYAEEAGLKSATFEVKAPYAYGTLSVEAGTHRLVRISPFDNQGRRQTSFAAVEVIPLIEQTDHVEIPEADIKVDVFRSSGPGGQSVNTTDSAVRMTHVPTGIVVSMQNEKSQIQNRAAALRVLQSRLLLQRQEEENATKKALAGDVKASWGDQMRSYVLQPYQMVKDLRTEHESGNPAAVFDGEIDDFIETGIRWRRRQQD
- a CDS encoding aldehyde dehydrogenase family protein; its protein translation is MSATTTSTPMSDVLRLQRAAFHRDGPPDAALRRDRVDRFTHAVVANTDRLVTAISDDFGHRPEVTTLVTDVLTLAAETEVLRAGLGRWMRPRYSAGAVTGRVLRLAGLTSQVVPSPLGVVGVMGMWNFPLNLTAVPALTALAAGNRVMIKMSEKLPRTSEVLANAWHDVFDVEELAVVTGDVAVSAEFASLDLDHLFFTGSAATGSKIMAAAATNLTPVTLELGGKNPVVVSPEVASHRGRLRRSAARVAASRLLNAGQVCLSPDDVYVPASQLRLFVQEVFNAWSETVPDRLATGEVTSLIDAQAYDRVTALIDDAAAQGAQVLRAFGTDEAGEAALRGRRIVPPTIVLDVTEGMRLSREEVFGPVLAVHPYDDVDEVVARLADRPAPLVATWYGKDDAAFRSFVANTRSGGVARNDWGLTNAIPMAPFGGVGQSGMGRYHGRFGFEQFSHLRAVAGSDLPISVTDLAAPPGPDGWTEKVRSALGSYAGLLDRRLRR